In one window of Caminicella sporogenes DSM 14501 DNA:
- the ptsP gene encoding phosphoenolpyruvate--protein phosphotransferase, translating into MKIGTGASPGIAFGKALVIKNEELVIEKKSIENIEDEKKRFERAVQESKAQLLNIKEKASKELDEGKSAIFDAHIMVLEDPELISSTLSKVESEGINAEYAFKEVIEQFIAIFEAMDNEYMRERVSDLKDVSGRVFRNLMGKKVIDLSVLDEEVILVAEDLTPSETVTMDKQKVLGFLTNIGGRTSHTAIMARTLEIPAVVGLKDITEVLKEGDIVAFNGETGEVVINPSEEEINHYKELKDKYDREKKELENLKGQESITLDGRKVELAGNIGTPNDIEGLLKNDAEGVGLYRTEFIYMDRDSLPTEDEQFEAYKKVLEAMSPKPVVIRTLDIGGDKEVSYLNIDKEMNPFLGYRAIRLCLEQRDIFETQLRALLRASIYGNLKIMFPMISSLEELLEAKKVLEKVKKDLDNEGIKYASNIEVGMMIEVPSAAIISDILAKHVDFFSIGTNDLIQYTTAVDRMNQKIRHLYNPFNPAVIRLIKMVIDNGHKEGIWVGMCGEMAGDKKMIPILLGLGLDEFSMSPISILPARKLIKSLSSEEMKKFADKILSMSTAEEIEKYIENYFK; encoded by the coding sequence GGAAAAAGCATCCAAGGAACTCGATGAAGGAAAATCAGCTATATTTGATGCACATATTATGGTTTTGGAGGACCCTGAATTAATTTCAAGTACTTTAAGCAAAGTAGAAAGTGAAGGTATAAATGCAGAGTATGCATTTAAAGAAGTGATTGAGCAGTTTATAGCTATATTTGAAGCTATGGACAATGAGTATATGAGAGAAAGAGTTTCAGATTTAAAAGATGTATCAGGCAGAGTATTTAGAAATTTAATGGGAAAAAAAGTAATAGATTTATCAGTTTTAGATGAAGAAGTTATATTAGTAGCTGAAGATTTAACACCTTCAGAAACTGTAACTATGGATAAGCAAAAAGTATTAGGATTTCTTACAAATATAGGAGGAAGAACTTCACATACAGCTATAATGGCTAGAACGTTAGAAATTCCAGCTGTTGTTGGATTAAAAGATATTACAGAAGTTTTAAAAGAAGGCGATATAGTAGCATTTAATGGAGAAACTGGAGAAGTTGTAATTAATCCTAGTGAAGAAGAGATAAATCATTATAAAGAATTAAAAGATAAATATGATAGAGAGAAAAAGGAATTGGAAAATTTAAAGGGACAGGAAAGTATAACATTAGATGGAAGAAAAGTAGAGCTTGCAGGAAATATTGGAACTCCTAATGATATAGAAGGACTTCTTAAAAATGATGCTGAAGGTGTAGGTCTATATAGAACAGAGTTTATTTACATGGATAGAGATTCACTTCCAACGGAAGATGAACAGTTTGAAGCATATAAAAAAGTTTTAGAAGCTATGAGTCCAAAACCAGTAGTTATAAGAACGCTTGACATTGGTGGAGACAAAGAAGTTTCTTATTTAAATATAGATAAGGAAATGAATCCGTTTTTAGGATATAGAGCTATAAGACTTTGTTTAGAGCAAAGAGATATTTTTGAAACTCAATTAAGAGCATTGTTAAGAGCAAGTATATATGGTAATCTAAAAATAATGTTTCCAATGATTTCTAGTCTTGAGGAGCTTTTAGAAGCTAAAAAAGTACTAGAAAAAGTTAAAAAAGATTTAGATAATGAAGGAATAAAATATGCTTCAAATATAGAAGTTGGAATGATGATAGAAGTTCCATCTGCTGCTATAATTAGTGATATATTAGCAAAGCATGTAGATTTCTTCAGTATAGGGACAAATGATTTAATACAGTATACTACTGCTGTGGATAGAATGAATCAGAAAATACGTCATCTATATAATCCATTTAACCCAGCTGTTATAAGATTAATTAAGATGGTAATAGATAATGGACATAAAGAAGGTATTTGGGTTGGAATGTGTGGAGAGATGGCAGGAGATAAGAAGATGATACCTATTCTTTTAGGACTAGGATTAGATGAATTTAGTATGAGTCCTATATCTATACTTCCTGCTAGAAAACTTATAAAATCTCTAAGCAGTGAAGAAATGAAGAAATTTGCAGATAAAATACTTAGTATGAGTACAGCTGAAGAAATAGAAAAATATATTGAAAATTATTTCAAATAA